One stretch of Croceibacterium atlanticum DNA includes these proteins:
- a CDS encoding sigma-70 family RNA polymerase sigma factor, with protein MIHNHAGLQAERVYRDPIGERVARFLPMVRKYAWHLAGSAGPELDAEDLMQAGLIALTECAQRHEGPGEDGFAAYAKLRVRGAMVDLLRSSSTEARGTRERRLRLEKAEQALRAQLGREPHMAELAQALGLSVEETSRLRAGSAQVSLTSIDDCYSDSDGSFASDMPDAEEILLQQEDRSQLIEAISALPERLQMVIQLYFVEELNLSEIASILDVSVPRVHQLKASALKQIRSQMDGM; from the coding sequence ATGATCCACAACCATGCCGGCCTGCAGGCCGAACGAGTCTATCGCGATCCTATCGGGGAGCGTGTTGCGCGCTTCCTTCCCATGGTGCGCAAATATGCCTGGCATCTGGCGGGAAGCGCCGGACCGGAACTCGATGCCGAGGATCTGATGCAGGCCGGGCTGATTGCGCTGACGGAATGCGCGCAGAGGCATGAAGGGCCGGGTGAGGACGGCTTTGCAGCTTATGCCAAATTGCGCGTGCGCGGCGCCATGGTGGATTTGCTGCGCAGTTCCTCCACCGAAGCGCGCGGCACGCGCGAGCGACGGCTGCGCCTGGAAAAGGCCGAACAGGCCCTGCGTGCGCAATTGGGCCGCGAACCGCATATGGCCGAACTGGCTCAGGCCCTGGGGCTGAGCGTGGAAGAAACCTCGCGCCTGCGTGCGGGAAGTGCGCAAGTCTCGCTCACCTCGATCGACGATTGCTATTCGGACAGTGATGGATCCTTTGCCAGCGATATGCCGGACGCGGAAGAAATCCTGCTCCAGCAGGAAGATCGCAGCCAGCTGATCGAAGCGATCTCCGCGCTGCCGGAACGGTTGCAGATGGTTATCCAGCTCTATTTCGTGGAAGAGCTTAACCTGTCGGAGATTGCCAGCATTCTGGATGTCAGCGTGCCCCGCGTGCACCAGTTGAAGGCATCGGCGCTCAAGCAGATACGCTCGCAGATGGACGGTATGTAG
- a CDS encoding efflux transporter outer membrane subunit: MRLRPLSAFLVPVLLAGCTVGPDYQRPEMAVSDQWMEPVSADPVDPRWWDRFNDPVLTALVERAFADSPGLAEASARLAEARAQREAAQGGRLPQGGTSASVTENRLSENGQLPVGSIPGFDPTFPLFDTGFDASWEIDLWGKTSREVESAAAREQAAMWAERDARIVLAAEIARAYVDCRQAQAQLAILRQEADAAANVARLTGLLADAGEANRIDASRAASSSQAAQIALRNIEAEVAGAEYRLAVLAGATPEAIVPELQATSAPVPEAPDIIASGIRSDLLTRRPDIRRAERELAAATAGIGVATADLYPRFSLIGSLGQQAQQTGDLFDSASTRYSVGPSVSWPIFSLGTIRAQVRAADARAQAAAARYEAAIIQALADSEGAANRFAAASASARAAQLALEREQEAYRLVRMREERGEDSRLVLEQARLSLTRAERQALQARAGRSAAAIAFYKALGGGWQ, from the coding sequence ATGCGTCTCCGCCCCCTTTCCGCCTTTCTCGTTCCGGTCCTTCTGGCCGGCTGCACTGTCGGCCCGGATTACCAACGGCCCGAAATGGCCGTGTCAGATCAATGGATGGAGCCTGTATCGGCCGATCCCGTCGATCCGCGATGGTGGGACCGTTTCAACGATCCGGTTCTGACTGCGCTGGTGGAACGCGCCTTTGCCGACAGTCCCGGCCTGGCCGAAGCCAGCGCCCGACTGGCCGAAGCGCGCGCCCAGCGCGAAGCCGCACAGGGCGGCCGCCTGCCGCAGGGTGGCACAAGTGCAAGCGTGACCGAAAACCGGCTGAGCGAAAACGGCCAATTGCCGGTGGGCAGCATTCCCGGCTTCGACCCCACCTTCCCGCTATTCGACACAGGCTTCGATGCCAGTTGGGAAATCGATCTGTGGGGCAAGACAAGCCGCGAAGTGGAAAGCGCGGCCGCCCGTGAACAGGCGGCCATGTGGGCAGAACGCGATGCCCGCATCGTGCTCGCCGCCGAAATCGCCCGTGCCTATGTCGATTGTCGCCAGGCGCAGGCGCAACTGGCGATCCTGCGGCAGGAAGCAGATGCGGCGGCCAATGTCGCCCGCCTGACCGGTCTGCTGGCGGATGCGGGGGAAGCGAACCGCATCGATGCCAGCCGCGCCGCTTCTTCCAGCCAGGCCGCGCAAATCGCCTTGCGCAATATCGAAGCGGAAGTGGCCGGGGCCGAATATCGTCTGGCCGTTCTCGCCGGGGCCACGCCCGAAGCGATCGTTCCTGAATTGCAGGCCACCAGCGCGCCCGTTCCCGAAGCGCCGGACATCATCGCCAGCGGCATCCGTTCAGACCTGTTGACGCGGCGGCCGGATATTCGCCGTGCGGAGAGGGAGCTGGCGGCAGCCACTGCCGGGATCGGCGTCGCCACTGCCGATCTCTATCCCAGATTTTCGCTGATCGGCAGCCTGGGCCAACAGGCGCAGCAGACAGGCGATCTCTTCGACAGTGCCAGCACCCGCTACAGCGTCGGACCGAGTGTGAGCTGGCCGATCTTCTCGCTCGGCACCATTCGCGCCCAGGTGCGCGCCGCCGACGCCCGCGCACAGGCGGCAGCGGCACGTTATGAAGCGGCGATAATCCAGGCGCTGGCCGATAGCGAAGGCGCAGCCAACCGCTTCGCCGCGGCCAGCGCCTCCGCCCGTGCAGCGCAACTGGCGCTGGAGCGGGAGCAGGAGGCATATCGCCTTGTCCGGATGCGTGAAGAACGCGGGGAAGACAGCAGGCTGGTGCTGGAACAGGCCCGCCTCAGCCTGACCCGGGCAGAACGCCAGGCACTGCAGGCCCGGGCGGGCAGATCTGCCGCCGCCATCGCATTCTACAAGGCGCTGGGCGGCGGCTGGCAATAA
- a CDS encoding ABC transporter permease, with protein sequence MQRLKAMVVKEIWALLRDPKARIVLIAPPLMQLFIFTFATTLDVTNVDIAVLDRSQGVHAAELVQRVAGSPNFRKVVHVHSAQELDAAIDRQDVIAALVIDNGFDTALERGQQARLGIVLDGRRSNAAQIVNGYINQIVSDMNLENVPQLRGGGAVVTNWFNPTLDFKWFTLPGLIVIISSIAGIAVTSQTVSREREMGTFDQLLVSPLRVHEILAGKVVPPFLVGLVNGILFLVVAQIVFGVPYTGSVLLFFPALSLYLLSLIGIGLFVSSMSMTQQQSFLGAFAVTVPLMLLSGYAAPIENMPVWLQPVTYLNPARYFLILMQGLFLKDMPVSAVLQQLWPLAVISIITLTAAGRLFRARME encoded by the coding sequence ATGCAGCGCCTGAAAGCCATGGTCGTGAAGGAAATCTGGGCGCTGCTGCGCGATCCCAAGGCGCGGATCGTGCTGATCGCGCCGCCATTGATGCAGCTTTTCATCTTCACTTTCGCCACGACGCTGGACGTGACCAATGTCGATATTGCCGTGCTCGACCGTTCGCAGGGCGTTCACGCGGCGGAGCTGGTGCAGCGCGTGGCGGGCAGCCCGAATTTCCGCAAAGTGGTCCATGTCCATTCCGCGCAGGAACTGGATGCCGCGATCGACCGGCAGGATGTGATCGCGGCGCTGGTGATCGACAATGGCTTCGACACCGCGCTGGAACGCGGGCAGCAGGCCCGGCTCGGCATCGTGCTGGACGGGCGAAGATCCAACGCGGCCCAGATCGTCAATGGCTATATCAACCAAATCGTCAGCGACATGAACCTGGAAAATGTTCCGCAATTGCGGGGCGGCGGCGCGGTGGTGACCAACTGGTTCAACCCGACGCTGGATTTCAAATGGTTCACCCTGCCCGGCCTGATCGTGATCATTTCCTCCATCGCGGGCATTGCCGTCACCAGTCAGACCGTCTCGCGCGAGCGGGAGATGGGCACGTTCGACCAATTGCTCGTTTCCCCCCTGCGCGTGCACGAAATCCTGGCCGGCAAGGTAGTGCCGCCTTTCCTTGTGGGGCTGGTGAACGGGATATTGTTCCTGGTGGTGGCGCAGATCGTGTTCGGCGTGCCTTATACCGGCTCCGTCCTGCTGTTTTTCCCTGCCTTGTCGCTTTACCTGCTCTCGCTGATCGGGATCGGCCTGTTCGTTTCCTCCATGTCGATGACCCAGCAGCAGAGCTTCCTCGGCGCCTTCGCCGTGACTGTGCCGCTGATGCTGCTGTCCGGCTATGCCGCACCGATAGAGAACATGCCCGTCTGGCTGCAGCCGGTGACCTATCTCAACCCCGCCCGCTATTTCCTGATCCTGATGCAGGGGCTGTTCCTGAAGGATATGCCCGTTTCGGCAGTGCTGCAGCAATTATGGCCGCTGGCCGTGATCTCGATAATAACATTGACTGCCGCCGGGCGCCTGTTCCGCGCGCGAATGGAGTAA
- a CDS encoding ABC transporter permease, whose product MSGEKLRFDKRRLRAMIVKEFSQIRRDPSTFLIALAMPLLLLFLFGYAVSLDISGTRVALVVEDDSGPAAGLTQSYAASPYFNVEIMRDRQTARERMVSSRTRGIIVIPQDFGRVVASGRVPEIQIITDGSQPNMAAFIAAHAQGVFQTWLSAEGMADAPPTPQIEVSSRYWFNPGLRSRYFLVPGAIATVMTMIGTLLTALVVAREWERGTMEAIMATPVSMAEFIASKILPYFLLALASMTLCAVIGVTLFGLPFRGSILALYLLSSAFLLPALGLGLFISSATKNQFVASQMALLTSFLPTFLLSGFIYEISSMPLPIQALTYIVPARYLIPSLQTIFLTGDIWAQFLPNMAVLVLFGLAFFLLSFRVTRRSLD is encoded by the coding sequence ATGAGCGGGGAGAAACTGCGTTTCGACAAGCGGCGCCTGCGTGCCATGATCGTGAAGGAATTTTCGCAGATCAGGCGCGATCCCTCCACCTTCCTGATCGCACTGGCCATGCCGCTGCTGCTGCTGTTCCTGTTCGGCTATGCCGTATCGCTCGATATTTCCGGCACACGCGTGGCACTGGTGGTGGAAGACGATAGCGGTCCGGCCGCAGGCCTGACCCAGTCCTACGCCGCATCCCCTTATTTCAACGTGGAAATCATGCGGGACCGGCAAACGGCGCGGGAGCGGATGGTTTCCAGCCGGACCCGCGGCATCATCGTGATTCCGCAGGATTTCGGGCGTGTGGTCGCTTCGGGCCGGGTGCCGGAAATCCAGATCATTACCGATGGATCGCAGCCCAACATGGCGGCTTTCATCGCCGCCCATGCGCAGGGCGTATTCCAGACATGGCTGAGCGCGGAGGGAATGGCCGACGCCCCGCCCACGCCGCAGATAGAGGTCAGTTCGCGTTACTGGTTCAATCCAGGCCTGCGCAGCCGATATTTCCTGGTGCCGGGCGCCATCGCCACGGTGATGACGATGATCGGCACCTTGCTGACCGCACTGGTGGTGGCGCGGGAATGGGAACGCGGCACGATGGAGGCGATCATGGCGACACCGGTTTCCATGGCGGAATTCATCGCCAGCAAAATCCTGCCCTATTTCCTGCTGGCCCTGGCATCCATGACATTATGCGCGGTGATCGGCGTGACCTTGTTCGGCCTGCCCTTCCGCGGTTCCATCCTCGCGCTCTACCTGCTTTCCTCCGCCTTCCTGCTGCCGGCGCTGGGGCTTGGCCTGTTCATTTCTTCGGCCACGAAAAACCAGTTCGTTGCCAGCCAGATGGCGTTGCTGACCAGTTTTCTGCCGACCTTCCTGCTATCCGGCTTCATCTACGAAATTTCGTCCATGCCGCTGCCGATCCAGGCGCTGACCTATATCGTGCCGGCCCGATATCTGATCCCCTCCTTGCAGACGATCTTCCTCACCGGCGACATCTGGGCGCAATTCCTGCCCAACATGGCCGTGCTCGTGCTGTTCGGGCTGGCCTTCTTCCTCCTCTCCTTCCGCGTGACGCGAAGGAGCCTCGACTGA
- a CDS encoding ATP-binding cassette domain-containing protein — protein sequence MGDAPDQATATARDVVKRFPGAETPALAGVSMEVEPGRITGLVGPDGAGKTTLIRLLAGLMAADEGEVAILGRPAGEMLDQLGYMPQRFGLYEDLTVRQNLQLYAELRALPKEEHDATFDRLLSFTDLARFQDRLAGNLSGGMKQKLGLACTLVRTPKLMLLDEPGVGVDPISRRELWAMVEDLTQQGIAILWSTAYLDEAEKCDTVYLLNDGKLLFHGPPGELTGRISDRVIQVSGFEQRRRHFLTRMLDRDDIIDGSIQGHSVRLLVRDNCEIPDASALGGGSRTAVTGTAPRFEDGFIEILGGGPGGSSRLAEHFRTIPDSGRPAIEAKGLTKRFGDFTAARDMQFEIPQGHIYGLLGPNGAGKSTTFKMLCGLLSPTEGTGSVAGNDLRISAAEARSSLGYMAQKFSLYDELSVAQNLDFFAGAYNLARGEARQAKDAMVEIFDLGDKLDQNAGALPLGFKQRLALACAVMHGPPVLFLDEPTSGVDPVTRREFWTHINGLVEKGVTVLVTTHFMDEAEYCDDVSLIYRGEQIARGTPDGLKEEAAKLAGLEDPSMEDAFIALIEESDRKREAAEGEAA from the coding sequence ATGGGCGACGCCCCGGACCAGGCGACCGCCACCGCGCGCGATGTCGTGAAGCGTTTTCCCGGCGCCGAAACACCCGCGCTGGCCGGCGTCAGCATGGAAGTGGAACCGGGCAGGATCACCGGCCTTGTCGGCCCCGACGGTGCAGGCAAGACCACGCTGATCCGCCTGCTGGCCGGGCTGATGGCCGCTGATGAAGGCGAGGTCGCGATCCTTGGCCGCCCCGCCGGCGAAATGCTGGACCAGCTTGGTTACATGCCGCAGCGTTTCGGCCTTTATGAAGATCTGACGGTTCGCCAGAATCTGCAACTTTATGCAGAATTGCGCGCCCTGCCCAAGGAAGAGCATGACGCGACCTTCGACCGCCTGCTGAGCTTTACCGACCTTGCCCGGTTCCAGGATCGGCTGGCCGGCAATCTTTCAGGCGGAATGAAGCAGAAGCTGGGCCTTGCCTGCACTCTCGTCCGCACGCCCAAACTTATGTTGCTGGACGAACCGGGCGTCGGCGTCGATCCGATTTCCCGCCGCGAATTATGGGCCATGGTGGAAGATCTGACGCAGCAGGGCATCGCGATATTGTGGTCCACCGCCTATCTGGACGAGGCGGAGAAGTGCGACACGGTCTATCTCCTCAATGACGGCAAATTGCTGTTCCACGGACCGCCGGGGGAACTGACCGGCCGCATATCGGACCGGGTGATACAGGTCAGCGGTTTTGAACAGCGCCGCCGCCATTTCCTGACCAGAATGCTCGACCGGGACGATATTATCGACGGGTCGATCCAGGGCCACAGCGTCCGCCTGCTGGTGCGCGACAATTGCGAAATACCGGATGCCAGCGCCCTTGGCGGCGGAAGTCGGACCGCCGTGACCGGCACCGCCCCGCGTTTCGAAGACGGTTTCATAGAGATACTGGGCGGCGGCCCCGGCGGTTCCAGCCGCCTGGCCGAACATTTTCGCACCATTCCGGACAGCGGCCGCCCCGCGATCGAGGCGAAGGGCCTGACCAAGCGCTTTGGCGATTTCACGGCCGCGCGGGATATGCAGTTCGAAATACCGCAGGGTCACATCTACGGTCTGCTCGGCCCGAATGGCGCGGGCAAATCGACGACGTTCAAGATGTTGTGCGGATTGCTCAGCCCCACCGAGGGCACGGGATCGGTGGCCGGCAACGATCTGCGCATATCGGCGGCAGAGGCGCGCAGTTCGCTCGGTTACATGGCGCAGAAATTCTCGCTCTATGATGAACTCAGCGTCGCGCAGAATCTCGATTTCTTTGCCGGCGCTTATAATCTTGCGCGGGGCGAGGCGCGGCAGGCCAAGGATGCCATGGTCGAGATCTTCGATCTGGGTGACAAGCTGGACCAGAATGCCGGCGCACTGCCGCTGGGTTTCAAGCAGCGGCTCGCTTTGGCCTGCGCGGTGATGCACGGGCCGCCCGTGCTGTTTCTGGACGAGCCGACATCGGGTGTCGATCCAGTGACGAGGCGCGAATTCTGGACCCATATCAATGGCCTGGTTGAAAAGGGCGTGACGGTTCTCGTCACCACGCATTTCATGGACGAGGCAGAATATTGTGACGATGTCTCGCTGATCTATCGCGGCGAACAGATCGCCAGGGGCACGCCCGACGGGTTGAAGGAAGAAGCCGCGAAACTGGCCGGGCTGGAAGATCCCAGCATGGAGGATGCCTTCATCGCCCTGATCGAGGAAAGCGACCGCAAGCGCGAAGCGGCGGAAGGCGAGGCGGCATGA
- a CDS encoding HlyD family efflux transporter periplasmic adaptor subunit, which yields MNKRLIAIIALVALAIIAYSTSGFGLFADDRNGPLKLYGNVDIREVDLGFRVGGRIAEIAVEEGDRVEQGQQLARLDPAPIDARVAEADAAIARARAQLAELRNGSRTQDVRQASAAVEAARAAYEKAQQDVERREPLVGPGAISREVWQATVAARDQAKAQLEQARQTYSKLREGARPEQIAAGEAQLESALAARGSITTDLGDTVLEAPLDGTVVTRAQEPGAIVQPTQTVLTMSIDRPLRIRAYVAEQDLSRVAPGMEVEVEVDGNPRIYKGQIGYISPQAEFTPKTVQTEDLRTDLVYRMRIIVKDPDDRLRQGQPVTVIVPRPNPAPAEG from the coding sequence ATGAACAAGCGCCTGATCGCCATCATCGCCCTGGTGGCGCTGGCCATCATCGCCTATTCGACAAGCGGGTTTGGCCTGTTCGCCGATGATCGCAACGGCCCGCTCAAACTCTATGGCAATGTCGATATTCGAGAAGTCGATCTGGGTTTCCGGGTCGGCGGCAGGATTGCCGAAATTGCCGTGGAAGAAGGCGACCGGGTGGAGCAAGGCCAGCAACTGGCCCGGCTCGATCCCGCACCGATCGACGCGCGAGTGGCCGAAGCGGACGCGGCGATCGCCCGGGCGCGGGCGCAACTGGCCGAATTGCGCAATGGCAGCCGCACGCAGGATGTCCGGCAGGCCAGCGCCGCGGTTGAAGCTGCCCGGGCCGCCTATGAAAAGGCCCAGCAGGACGTTGAAAGGCGCGAACCGCTGGTTGGCCCCGGCGCGATCAGCCGCGAGGTCTGGCAAGCCACCGTGGCCGCCCGCGATCAGGCGAAGGCGCAACTGGAACAGGCGCGGCAAACCTATTCCAAACTGCGCGAAGGCGCCCGGCCGGAACAGATCGCCGCGGGCGAAGCGCAGTTGGAATCCGCACTCGCCGCGCGAGGCAGCATCACAACCGATCTTGGCGATACAGTGCTGGAAGCGCCGCTGGACGGAACCGTGGTGACACGCGCACAGGAACCGGGCGCTATCGTTCAGCCGACGCAGACCGTGCTGACCATGTCGATCGACCGGCCATTGCGCATCCGGGCCTATGTCGCGGAACAGGATCTGTCCCGCGTCGCCCCCGGCATGGAGGTGGAGGTCGAAGTGGACGGCAATCCCAGGATTTATAAGGGACAGATCGGCTATATCTCCCCGCAGGCAGAATTCACGCCAAAGACAGTGCAGACCGAAGATCTGCGCACCGATCTGGTCTATCGCATGCGCATTATCGTCAAAGATCCGGATGACCGCCTGCGTCAGGGCCAGCCGGTAACGGTGATCGTCCCCCGCCCCAACCCTGCCCCTGCCGAGGGCTGA
- a CDS encoding CerR family C-terminal domain-containing protein, translating into MVKSRLMDVAVAHFGRRGFEGASTRDIATAADTAMSSITYHFGGKEGLYLACADHIAAQIRERQTEAFALFLDAMSLTPDEAIERVLLVGDSMAVMMLDPASADWARIVVREQQDPTEAFDRLWRGVMEDLMLGVQALLSRICPNHSRIELRALAILLFGQVMVMRSARASVCKALEVEELGQEQAARLRDRLRRNILAILNAEKTR; encoded by the coding sequence ATGGTGAAATCACGCCTCATGGACGTGGCTGTCGCCCATTTCGGCCGGCGCGGTTTTGAAGGCGCCAGCACGCGCGACATCGCCACGGCCGCGGATACGGCCATGTCATCCATCACCTATCACTTCGGCGGCAAGGAAGGGCTTTATCTCGCCTGCGCCGATCACATCGCGGCGCAAATCCGGGAAAGGCAGACAGAAGCCTTCGCCCTGTTCCTCGATGCCATGTCGCTCACCCCCGACGAAGCGATCGAACGGGTGCTGCTGGTCGGGGACAGCATGGCCGTGATGATGCTGGATCCCGCCTCTGCCGACTGGGCGCGCATCGTGGTGCGCGAACAGCAGGATCCGACCGAGGCTTTCGACAGGTTGTGGCGCGGGGTGATGGAAGATCTGATGCTGGGCGTGCAGGCCCTGCTTTCGCGTATCTGCCCCAATCATTCCCGGATCGAATTGCGGGCCCTGGCCATTCTGCTTTTCGGGCAGGTCATGGTCATGCGCTCTGCCCGTGCTTCGGTGTGCAAGGCGCTGGAGGTAGAAGAGCTGGGCCAGGAACAGGCCGCAAGGCTGCGTGACCGGCTGCGACGCAATATTCTCGCCATTCTCAATGCGGAGAAAACCAGATGA
- a CDS encoding ABC transporter permease, which yields MFGATLLLAFREIRRHLLRSFLTTLGIVIGVAAVITMVTLGRGVTASVQEDISSLGSNVFIVFPVRTDRGPGRPFDGDDVEAVASQIAGVEEAAGSVSANATAIYNGQNWSTSVQGANNAFLRGQSIEVDAGRTFTETEETAGKSVCLIGTKVRAAIFPISSSPLGENLRLGDVSCTVIGVLKERGQGASINNQDSDDVVIMPLKTVQRRFTGSTDLQYFIVKYSSAYSSTGIQNALIDLLRERRVLQGGQDNDFDIIDTAQVNDAISSATGALTAMVAAIAGISLMVGGIGIMNIMLVSVTERTREIGIRLAIGALAREVQLQFLTEAVVLCCFGGMIGIGLAFVLSISLAQVLDVPYVFDPAVNAISFLFSALMGIAFGYYPARRASRLDPIDALRHE from the coding sequence ATGTTCGGCGCCACCCTGCTGCTCGCCTTTCGCGAGATCAGGCGCCATCTGTTGCGCTCTTTCCTGACGACGCTGGGCATCGTGATCGGCGTGGCGGCGGTGATCACCATGGTCACGCTGGGCCGCGGCGTTACTGCATCGGTGCAGGAAGATATCTCCTCGCTCGGTTCCAATGTGTTCATCGTGTTCCCGGTGCGGACCGACCGTGGCCCGGGCCGCCCGTTCGACGGCGATGACGTGGAAGCAGTGGCAAGCCAGATCGCCGGGGTGGAAGAGGCCGCCGGCAGCGTAAGCGCCAATGCCACGGCCATCTATAACGGGCAGAACTGGTCCACATCGGTGCAAGGCGCCAACAACGCCTTCCTGCGGGGGCAATCGATCGAAGTGGATGCGGGCCGCACCTTTACCGAGACGGAAGAAACTGCGGGCAAGAGCGTCTGCCTGATCGGGACCAAGGTCCGCGCGGCGATCTTCCCCATATCCAGCAGCCCGCTGGGGGAAAACCTGCGGCTGGGCGACGTTTCCTGTACGGTCATCGGTGTGTTGAAAGAGCGCGGACAGGGCGCATCAATCAACAACCAGGATTCCGACGATGTCGTGATCATGCCGCTCAAGACCGTGCAGCGGCGCTTCACCGGCAGCACGGATCTGCAATATTTCATCGTCAAATATTCCAGCGCCTATTCCAGCACCGGCATCCAGAACGCACTGATCGATCTGTTGCGCGAACGCCGCGTTTTGCAGGGCGGGCAGGACAATGATTTCGACATCATTGATACGGCGCAGGTGAATGACGCCATATCCTCTGCCACTGGCGCGCTGACCGCCATGGTCGCCGCGATTGCGGGGATCAGCCTGATGGTGGGCGGCATCGGCATCATGAACATCATGCTGGTTTCCGTGACGGAGAGAACACGGGAAATCGGCATAAGGCTGGCCATCGGGGCCCTGGCGCGCGAAGTGCAATTGCAGTTTCTGACCGAAGCGGTGGTCCTGTGCTGTTTCGGCGGGATGATCGGCATCGGGCTGGCCTTCGTTCTTTCGATCAGCCTCGCCCAGGTTCTGGACGTGCCATATGTGTTCGATCCGGCAGTCAATGCGATCAGTTTCCTGTTCTCCGCGCTGATGGGCATCGCCTTTGGCTATTACCCGGCACGCCGCGCATCCCGGCTGGATCCGATAGACGCCCTGCGCCACGAATAG
- a CDS encoding ABC transporter ATP-binding protein, with amino-acid sequence MSDSHLIELEGITKTFGQGETAFQALKGIDLQIDRGDFVAVMGPSGSGKSTTMNILGCLDTPTSGIFRFRGVEVQSLNRDQRSLIRRRYLGFVFQGFNLLARTSALENVELPLLYRGEKKSAREEAAMKALDLVGLGPWADHTPAELSGGQQQRVAIARALVTDPDVLLADEPTGNLDTARSIEIMELLRKLNQGGITILMVTHESEMAEYAKTIVHFRDGLVESVERGARADHGVSA; translated from the coding sequence GTGAGCGATAGCCACCTCATCGAACTGGAAGGAATCACCAAGACCTTCGGCCAGGGCGAAACCGCGTTCCAGGCATTGAAGGGAATCGATCTGCAGATCGACCGCGGCGATTTCGTCGCGGTCATGGGCCCGTCCGGCTCCGGCAAATCGACCACGATGAATATCCTCGGCTGTCTCGACACGCCGACATCGGGCATCTTCCGTTTTCGCGGGGTGGAGGTGCAATCGCTCAACCGCGACCAGCGATCCCTGATCCGGCGGCGCTATCTCGGCTTCGTTTTCCAGGGCTTCAACCTGCTGGCCCGCACCAGCGCGCTGGAAAATGTGGAACTGCCCCTGCTCTATCGCGGCGAGAAGAAATCGGCGCGGGAAGAGGCAGCCATGAAGGCGCTCGATCTGGTCGGGCTTGGCCCATGGGCCGATCACACGCCGGCGGAACTTTCGGGCGGCCAGCAACAGCGTGTGGCCATCGCCCGCGCACTTGTAACCGATCCCGACGTGCTGCTGGCTGACGAACCGACCGGCAATCTCGATACGGCCCGCTCGATCGAGATCATGGAATTGCTGCGCAAGCTCAACCAGGGCGGCATCACCATATTGATGGTCACGCACGAATCGGAAATGGCCGAATACGCAAAGACCATCGTGCATTTTCGCGATGGGCTGGTGGAAAGCGTGGAACGCGGCGCCCGTGCCGATCACGGAGTATCCGCCTGA